A region from the Thauera humireducens genome encodes:
- a CDS encoding diguanylate cyclase has protein sequence MIKTLQHIPLTGELPSPKGVALAILEMCRNEDTTISEIAHIAQTDPALAGRLIRNANAASSGVRPIASVTDAIMRLGMGTVRNLAMGFSLIDQYHSGPCAGFDYERFWSYSLLVALAMQEFGRMTGAGAAEELFACGLLSQIGRLALATLYPQEYAGLLNETNARARLAELEHERLHTDHNELTAALLSDWGLPLALIEPIHYHEAPDKAPFTPGSRPHQLTHLFYLAKRIGDLGLSPESERNGHTAELLLLGGKIGLDADQLGARIDGIVTAWHEWGELLKVPASALPSFKQMCAGQAPRPEDGDSPASLRVLLVDDDATTRHMLEGVLGDSLGHTVQSAGSGEEALATALQFMPQVVVTDWLMPGMSGIELCRALRATDWGQTIYIIMLSGIDTRDEATEAFEAGADDFVAKPVDLRTLRARLRAAWRYVHLLDAWETDRAQLRQFAAELAISNRRLSHAAMTDQLTGLPNRRAGMSELEKAWSASGRAVQPMAVLVIDVDHFKRINDSYGHAVGDHVLREVAQTLQQSARREDVVCRLGGEEFLMVCANTDLRAALGAGERLRKLVAALAIKVGGHEIQLSISIGIAAREASMTDADMLVNAADRALYRAKEGGRNRSCICLQGQLRCGPWQAR, from the coding sequence ATGATCAAGACACTTCAACACATCCCGCTGACCGGCGAACTGCCGAGCCCGAAGGGCGTCGCGCTCGCAATCCTGGAGATGTGCCGCAATGAAGACACGACGATCAGCGAGATCGCGCACATTGCCCAGACCGACCCGGCGCTGGCGGGGCGGCTGATCCGCAACGCCAACGCGGCCAGCAGCGGCGTCCGACCGATCGCCTCCGTCACCGACGCGATCATGCGCCTGGGCATGGGCACGGTCCGCAACCTGGCGATGGGCTTCTCGCTGATCGACCAGTATCACTCCGGTCCCTGTGCGGGATTCGACTACGAACGCTTCTGGTCCTACTCGCTGCTGGTGGCGCTCGCGATGCAGGAGTTCGGCCGGATGACGGGCGCGGGTGCGGCCGAGGAACTGTTTGCCTGCGGCCTGCTGTCGCAGATCGGGCGGCTTGCGCTGGCGACCCTCTATCCGCAGGAATACGCCGGGCTGCTGAACGAGACCAACGCGAGGGCAAGGCTGGCCGAACTCGAGCACGAGCGCCTGCACACCGACCACAACGAACTGACGGCGGCCCTGCTGTCCGACTGGGGCCTGCCGCTGGCCCTGATCGAGCCCATCCACTACCACGAAGCACCGGACAAGGCCCCGTTCACACCCGGCTCGCGCCCGCACCAGCTGACCCACCTGTTCTACCTCGCCAAGCGCATCGGCGACCTCGGCCTCTCGCCCGAATCCGAGCGCAACGGGCACACGGCCGAACTCCTGCTGCTGGGCGGCAAGATCGGTCTCGACGCCGACCAGCTCGGCGCACGCATCGACGGCATCGTGACGGCCTGGCACGAATGGGGCGAACTGCTGAAGGTTCCCGCCTCGGCACTGCCGAGCTTCAAGCAGATGTGCGCCGGCCAGGCCCCGCGTCCGGAAGACGGCGACAGCCCGGCCTCGCTGCGCGTGCTGCTGGTGGACGACGACGCCACGACACGCCACATGCTCGAAGGCGTGCTGGGCGATTCGCTCGGCCACACCGTGCAGTCGGCAGGCAGCGGCGAGGAAGCCCTGGCGACGGCGCTGCAGTTCATGCCGCAGGTTGTCGTCACCGACTGGCTGATGCCGGGCATGAGCGGTATCGAGCTGTGCCGCGCCTTGCGGGCAACCGACTGGGGGCAGACGATTTACATCATCATGCTGTCCGGCATCGACACCCGCGACGAAGCCACCGAAGCCTTCGAGGCCGGTGCAGACGATTTCGTCGCCAAGCCGGTCGACCTGCGCACCCTGCGCGCCCGCCTGCGCGCTGCCTGGCGCTACGTGCATCTGCTCGATGCCTGGGAGACGGACCGCGCTCAGCTGCGCCAGTTTGCCGCCGAGCTTGCGATCAGCAACCGTCGCCTGTCGCATGCGGCGATGACCGACCAGCTCACCGGCCTGCCCAACCGCCGGGCCGGCATGAGCGAGCTGGAAAAGGCGTGGAGCGCGAGCGGGCGCGCGGTACAGCCGATGGCGGTGCTGGTCATCGACGTCGATCATTTCAAGCGCATCAACGACAGCTACGGCCATGCCGTGGGTGACCATGTGCTGCGCGAGGTGGCGCAGACCCTGCAGCAGTCGGCACGGCGCGAGGACGTCGTCTGCCGCCTGGGCGGCGAGGAATTCCTGATGGTGTGCGCCAACACCGACCTACGTGCAGCGCTCGGCGCCGGCGAGCGCCTGCGCAAGCTGGTGGCGGCGCTGGCGATCAAGGTCGGCGGGCACGAGATCCAGCTGTCGATCAGCATCGGCATCGCCGCCCGCGAAGCTTCGATGACCGACGCCGACATGCTGGTCAACGCCGCCGACCGTGCGCTCTACCGTGCCAAGGAAGGCGGCCGCAACCGCAGTTGCATCTGCCTGCAGGGACAGCTGCGCTGCGGCCCCTGGCAGGCACGTTGA
- a CDS encoding helicase HerA-like C-terminal domain-containing protein, with protein sequence MTEALLIAKTADKEIHLLPRLANRHGLITGATGTGKTVTLQKLAESFAAIGVPVFVADIKGDLSGIGAAGLRSDKLMQRLAAIGITEFTPRANTAVFWDVFGEQGHPVRATISDMGPLLIARLLNLNDTQTGVLTLVFKIADDNGMLLLDLKDLRAMVQYVGENAKSFTTGYGNISTASIGAIQRNLLALEEQGGDVFFGEPMLDIADLMQTDADGRGVINVLAADKLFHSPKLYSTFLLWMLSELFEQLPEVGDPDKPKLVFFFDEAHLLFNDAPKALVEKIEQVVRLIRSKGVGVYFVTQNPLDVPETVLGQLGNRVQHALRAFTPRDQKAVKTAADTMRPNPAFDAVAAITELGVGEALISCLDEKGRPQVTERCFVIAPDSRLGPLTTAERQAAIAGSVIYGHYEKAVDRESAYEMLRAQAEGAAARAEAQAVETAKAGQAGGGLNDILFGSTGPRGGQRDGLVQIAAKTVTRTIGSSIGRQIVRGILGSLLGGSSRR encoded by the coding sequence ATGACCGAAGCGCTGCTGATTGCCAAGACCGCCGACAAGGAGATCCACCTGCTCCCGCGCCTGGCCAACCGCCACGGCCTGATCACCGGGGCGACCGGCACAGGCAAGACGGTGACGCTGCAGAAGCTCGCCGAGTCCTTTGCGGCCATCGGCGTACCGGTGTTCGTGGCCGACATCAAGGGCGACCTCTCGGGCATCGGTGCCGCGGGCCTCAGGTCCGACAAGCTGATGCAGCGCCTGGCCGCCATCGGCATCACCGAGTTCACGCCGCGTGCCAACACCGCGGTGTTCTGGGATGTGTTCGGCGAGCAGGGTCACCCGGTGCGGGCGACCATCTCCGACATGGGGCCGCTGCTGATCGCGCGCCTGCTCAACCTCAACGACACCCAGACCGGCGTGCTGACGCTGGTATTCAAGATCGCCGACGACAACGGCATGCTGCTGCTCGACCTCAAGGACCTGCGCGCGATGGTCCAGTACGTAGGCGAGAACGCGAAGAGCTTCACCACCGGGTACGGCAACATCTCCACCGCCTCCATCGGCGCCATCCAGCGCAACCTGCTGGCGCTGGAAGAGCAGGGCGGCGACGTGTTCTTCGGCGAGCCGATGCTCGACATCGCCGACCTGATGCAGACCGACGCCGACGGCCGCGGCGTGATCAACGTACTGGCCGCCGACAAGCTCTTCCACTCGCCCAAGCTCTACTCCACCTTCCTGCTGTGGATGCTGTCGGAACTCTTCGAGCAGCTGCCCGAGGTCGGCGACCCGGACAAGCCCAAGCTGGTGTTCTTCTTCGACGAGGCCCACCTGCTGTTCAACGATGCACCGAAGGCACTGGTGGAGAAGATCGAGCAGGTGGTGCGCCTGATCCGCTCCAAGGGCGTGGGCGTGTATTTCGTCACCCAGAACCCGCTGGACGTGCCCGAGACCGTGCTCGGCCAGCTCGGCAACCGCGTCCAGCACGCGCTGCGCGCCTTCACCCCGCGCGACCAGAAGGCGGTCAAGACCGCGGCCGACACCATGCGCCCGAACCCGGCCTTCGATGCCGTGGCCGCCATCACCGAACTGGGCGTGGGCGAGGCCTTGATCTCCTGCCTCGACGAGAAGGGCCGGCCGCAGGTCACCGAGCGCTGCTTCGTGATCGCACCCGACTCCCGCCTCGGTCCGCTGACCACAGCCGAGCGCCAGGCGGCGATCGCCGGCTCGGTCATCTACGGCCACTACGAGAAGGCGGTCGACCGCGAGTCGGCCTACGAGATGTTGCGCGCGCAGGCCGAAGGCGCGGCGGCACGTGCCGAGGCGCAGGCCGTCGAGACTGCGAAGGCCGGTCAGGCCGGCGGCGGGCTCAACGACATCCTGTTCGGATCCACCGGTCCGCGCGGGGGGCAGCGCGACGGCCTGGTGCAGATTGCGGCGAAGACGGTCACGCGCACCATCGGCAGCAGCATCGGCCGCCAGATCGTGCGCGGCATCCTCGGTTCGCTGCTCGGTGGCAGCAGCCGGCGCTAA
- the metF gene encoding methylenetetrahydrofolate reductase [NAD(P)H]: MSIDISIEFFPPNTAEGADKLRATRDKLAALKPAFFSVTYGAGGSTRERTFATVKEIAAAGYEAAPHLSCIGSTRDSIREILREYADAGIRRIVALRGDLPSGAGAAGEFRYANELVEFIRAETGDRFLIEVAAYPEWHPQARSPKDDLLAFKRKADAGANSAITQYFYNLDAYLHFVDAVRKLGVDIPIVPGIMPIGSFSKLARFSDACGAEIPRWMRKTFESYGDDADAIRAFGLDVVTRLCEKLIAEGAPGLHFYSMNMAGPTIEICRRLGLHH; the protein is encoded by the coding sequence ATGAGCATCGACATCTCGATCGAGTTCTTCCCCCCCAACACCGCCGAAGGCGCCGACAAGCTGCGTGCCACGCGCGACAAGCTGGCGGCCCTGAAGCCCGCCTTCTTCTCCGTCACCTATGGCGCCGGCGGCTCCACCCGCGAGCGCACCTTCGCCACCGTCAAGGAAATCGCCGCCGCCGGCTACGAGGCGGCACCGCACCTGTCCTGCATCGGCTCGACCCGCGACAGCATCCGCGAGATCCTGCGCGAATACGCCGACGCCGGCATCCGCCGCATCGTCGCGCTGCGCGGCGACCTGCCTTCGGGCGCAGGCGCGGCAGGCGAGTTCCGCTATGCCAACGAGCTGGTGGAGTTCATCCGCGCCGAAACCGGCGACCGCTTCCTCATCGAAGTCGCCGCCTACCCGGAATGGCACCCGCAGGCCCGCAGCCCGAAGGACGACCTGCTCGCCTTCAAGCGCAAGGCCGACGCCGGCGCCAATTCCGCGATCACGCAGTACTTCTACAACCTCGACGCCTACCTGCACTTCGTCGATGCGGTGCGCAAGCTGGGTGTCGACATCCCCATCGTGCCCGGCATCATGCCGATCGGCAGCTTCAGCAAGCTGGCGCGCTTCTCCGACGCCTGCGGCGCCGAGATCCCGCGCTGGATGCGCAAGACCTTCGAGAGCTACGGCGACGACGCCGATGCGATCCGCGCTTTCGGCCTCGACGTGGTCACCCGCCTGTGCGAGAAGCTGATCGCCGAGGGTGCGCCTGGACTGCACTTCTACAGCATGAACATGGCCGGCCCGACGATCGAGATCTGCCGCCGGCTCGGGCTGCACCACTGA